In Vicinamibacterales bacterium, the following are encoded in one genomic region:
- a CDS encoding NADH-quinone oxidoreductase subunit N: MNSFAATIPILIVVLSAIAAMLAEAIRHPGERMYIAGFGLIGLVGAAVASCFLWNTDAVSFGVVRADNFALFINIILCIVGVLTMVFSHDVVEREGLPAGEYYALTLFAISGMMLMAAATDLLVIFLALEVLSLAVYVLTGLRRENPAAAEAAFKYFLLGAFSSAFFLYGIAFAFTISGSTRLDQLGTAIASGPNTTLAMLAVGLLAVGFCFKVSAVPFHMWTPDAYEGAPTIVTAFMSTGVKAAAFAGFARVFLSALEPMHDQWVPILSAIAVATMVLGSVMGVLQNNVKRMLAYSSIAHAGYLLLGIIAANSAGKSAVLFYLLTYAVANLGALGIVSLLGTASHPHDQLRDFGGLWKTRPALAGLMTVFLLSLGGFPPTAGFIGKWYIFSAAVQEGHYWLAIVGVLTSVVSVFFYLRIVVMMYMTDEGAEPARPAVSVPAMAALAFAMLATFYLGVLPTRVIDYALESIQTIF; encoded by the coding sequence GTGAACAGCTTCGCCGCGACCATTCCGATCCTCATCGTCGTGCTGTCGGCGATCGCCGCGATGCTGGCGGAAGCCATCCGCCATCCCGGCGAGCGGATGTACATCGCCGGCTTCGGCCTCATCGGCCTCGTCGGCGCCGCCGTCGCCTCGTGCTTCCTGTGGAACACCGACGCGGTCAGCTTCGGCGTCGTCCGCGCCGACAACTTCGCGCTGTTCATCAACATCATCCTGTGCATCGTCGGCGTCCTGACGATGGTGTTCTCGCACGACGTGGTGGAGCGGGAAGGGCTGCCGGCGGGCGAGTATTACGCGCTGACGCTGTTTGCCATCAGCGGCATGATGCTGATGGCGGCGGCGACGGACCTCCTGGTCATCTTCCTCGCGCTCGAGGTGCTGTCCCTCGCCGTGTACGTGCTCACCGGCCTGCGGCGCGAGAACCCGGCGGCGGCGGAAGCGGCGTTCAAGTACTTCCTGCTCGGCGCGTTCTCCAGCGCGTTCTTCCTCTACGGCATCGCCTTCGCCTTCACCATCTCCGGATCGACGCGCCTCGATCAACTCGGCACCGCCATCGCCTCCGGGCCGAACACGACGCTGGCGATGCTGGCGGTCGGCCTGCTCGCGGTCGGCTTCTGCTTCAAGGTCTCGGCCGTGCCGTTCCACATGTGGACGCCCGACGCCTACGAAGGGGCGCCGACGATCGTGACCGCGTTCATGTCGACCGGCGTCAAGGCGGCGGCGTTCGCCGGCTTCGCCCGCGTGTTTCTCTCGGCGCTCGAGCCCATGCACGACCAGTGGGTCCCGATTCTCTCGGCCATCGCCGTGGCGACGATGGTGCTCGGCTCCGTCATGGGCGTGCTGCAGAACAACGTCAAGCGGATGCTCGCCTACTCGAGCATCGCGCATGCCGGCTACCTGCTGCTCGGCATCATCGCCGCGAACAGCGCCGGCAAATCGGCCGTGCTGTTCTACCTGCTCACCTACGCGGTGGCCAATCTCGGCGCGCTCGGCATCGTCTCGCTGCTCGGCACGGCGTCGCACCCGCACGATCAGTTGCGTGACTTCGGCGGGCTGTGGAAGACGCGCCCGGCGCTGGCCGGCCTGATGACGGTGTTCCTGCTCTCGCTCGGCGGCTTCCCGCCGACCGCCGGCTTCATCGGGAAGTGGTACATCTTCTCGGCCGCGGTCCAGGAAGGACATTACTGGCTCGCCATCGTCGGCGTGCTGACCAGCGTCGTCTCCGTCTTCTTCTATCTGCGCATCGTCGTGATGATGTACATGACGGACGAAGGGGCGGAGCCGGCCCGGCCCGCCGTGTCGGTGCCCGCGATGGCGGCGCTGGCGTTCGCGATGCTCGCGACGTTCTACCTCGGCGTGCTGCCGACGCGCGTGATCGACTACGCGCTCGAGTCCATCCAGACCATCTTCTAG